The nucleotide window GATCAGCGCCACCCACAGCAGCGCCAGCGCCAGGTACAGGCTGCCCAGCAGCTTGGCGTACACCACCAGCACGCCCAGGCCCTGCGCGGTGATCACGGCCGCGATCGCGCCGAACACGCCCACCGGCGCGAACGCCATCACGTAGTTGGTGACCTTCAGCATCACCTGGCCCAGGCCTTCCACGCCCTGCAGCACCGGCTTGCCGACGCCGTCCTTGACCGTGCCCAGCGCAAAGCCGAAGAACAGCGAGAACACCACGATCTGCAGGATCTCGTTGTGCGCCATCGCCTCGACGAAGCTCTTCGGGAACATGTGCGCGATGAAGTCGCGCAGGTTCAGCGCGCCGGTCTTCAGGTTCGAGGTGGCGTCAGCCGCCGGCAGCGCCAGGTTCATGCCGTGCCCGGGCTCGAGCAGGTTGGCCATCACCAGGCCCAGCAGCAGCGAGGTGATCGAGGCGCCGATGAACCACATCATCGCCTTCATGCCGATGCGGCCCACGGCGCGGCCGTCGCCCATGCTGGCGATGCCGGCGACCAGCGTGGCAAACACCAGCGGCCCGATGATCATCTTGATCATCCGCAGGAACACGTCGGTCAGGATGGACAGGTGGTCCGCAATCGATTTGGCGGTGGCGGCGTCCGGCGCGAGGTTGTGCGCGGCGGTGCCGGCCAGCACGCCTAGCAGCATCGCAATGAAGATCAGGGTGGGCAGTCGATTCAGTTTCATCGTGGATCAGGCCTGTGCGACCGTTCCCGGTGGCGGGACGGGCGTCTGGGTATTGCAGGAAGGCAGGGCGGCGCCGGGGCGCCGGACCGGCCGTGGCTGGTTCAGCGCGGCAACAGGTGCCGGGGATGCGCCGGGATGGCGGCGGGGCTGGGCAAGGCAGGGTCGGTCATGGGTGTGTCCTCCTTTGTTTTTCGGCATCGGCCGGGACGCTGGGAGCGTGCCGGCGTACCTGTCTGGCGCTGTGAGCGGCGGCCTATATTGCACGCGGCGTGCCAGCTGACAGGGGCCTTTCGTGCTATGCAACCCGTTGAATTAAAAGGGGAAATTAATGTGACGCCGGCGCTTGGTTCGGGGATCCGGACGGGTGGCGCGAAGTAGCGTTCGGGAATCCGAACGGACGTCTAGGTGTAAACCCGAGGAATTGGGCAGTTCGGAAAGGGCTGAACGCGTCTGAACTGCCACCGGTTTGCTCCCCTCTCCCGCGCAGCGGGAGAGGGGCCGGGGGTGAGGGCGGGAGGGTCAAAGGCTGGGGCCAGTGGGGTAAAAACGTTGGCCCTGCTTGATGGGGTTCCTAGCTAAACCACCCCTCACCCCGGCCCTCTCCCCATGAGGGGAGAGGGAGTAAACAATCGTTTGCGGGGGGCAGCGGTTTTGTCAGCCGCCCAGCAGGCGGTAGCACAGCCTTGCCGCCACGCGGGCACCGCAGCCGTCGCGGTCGTACAGCGGGTTGAACTCGGCGATATCCGCCACGCGCAGCTTGCCGCTGTCGCGCAGCAGCGTGGCGATGGCCTCGACCACGGCCAGCGGCACGCCGTAGGCGGCCGGGGCCGAGACGCCGGGCATGACCGCGGCGGGCAGCACGTCGAGGTCGATGGTCAGGTAGACGTGGTCGGCGTCGGCGACCCAGCGCTCCAGTTCGGCCAGGCGCGCGTCGAGGTGGCGCTCCTGCATGTCGGTGTCCTCGACATGGCGCACGCCCAGCGCGTGCGCGCGCGCGAACAGCGCGGCGGTATTGGCGAGCCGGCTGACGCCCAGGCAGGCGTAGTCGAACGGCAGGCCGCGCTGGCGGCAGTCGGCGGCGATCTGGTCGAAGGGCGTGCCGGAGCTGCCGGGGCGGCTGCCGCGCAGGTCGAAGTGCGCGTCGAGGTTGACTACCAGCACGCGGCCGCGGTCGCCGCGCGCATCGAGGTGCATGCGCAGGCCCTGCCACGTGCCCCAGGCCACTTCATGCCCGCCGCCCAGCACCAGCGGCCACGCGCCCACCGCCAGCTCGGCGGCCACGGCTTGTCCGAGCCGCTGCTGCGCGGGTTCCAGCGCATCGCCTTCGCAGTGGATGTCGCCGCCGTCGATCAGTCGGCCGATGCCGTGCGCCGGCACGCCGGCCAGCGCGCGGCGCAGCTCGCGCGGGCCGCCGGCGGCGCCGGGACGGCCCTGGTTGCGCACCACGCCGGCATCGCAGCAGAAGCCCAGCAGCACCGGCACGCCGGGCGTACGCGGCGTGGCGGGTCCGGCGACGATCTCGAACAGGCGGCGGGTGTCGCCGGCCTCGCCGGCATCGCGGCGGCCGCGCCAGACCGTCTCGTGGCTATCTTGGGCGGCAGCGGCCGTTGCCGCCGCCGCCGGCGCGAAGTCTGCCAGGTCGCTCATTTCAGCCGGCGGCCCAGTGTTTCGGGGACCATCAGCAGGCCGAGCAGCGACACCAGGCCGCAGCCGATCACGTACAGCGCGGGCGCGTTGACGTCGCCGGTGGCCTGGATCAGCTGCGTCGAGAAGTACTGAGCAAAGCCGCCGAAGATGGCGATGGCGACGCAATAGGCAATCGACAGGCCGGTGGCGCGCAGGCGCTTGGGCAGCACCTCGCTGACCAGCACCATCGACGCCGGCGCGGTCATCGACATCGGCACCGACAGGCACGCCACCACCACCAGCAGCCGCGTCAGCGACGGTTCGGCATTGATCAGCACGAAGGCCGGGTAGACCATCGCCAGCAGCGCCACGCGCGACCACAGCACCACGGGCTTGCGGCCGACGCGGTCGGCCAGCCAGCCGGCGAACGGCGACAGCGCCACCTGCACCGCCGCGGCGACGCAGCCGGCCCAGATGCCGAGCGACAGCGGCATCTTCAGCACGCTGACGGCGTAGTTGCTGAGGTAGTAGACAACGATGTAGGTGGACGAGGCCAGGCCGATCATCAGCAGGATGCTGGCAAAGACCTCGCGCGCATGGCGGCGCAGCAGCGGCCATTGCGCGGCGTGCTCGCCGTGGTGCGCGGGCGTGGCGGTCTCTTCCAGGCGGCGGCGGATCAGCAGGCCGACCGGGATCACCAGGATGCCGATCAGGAAGGCCAGGCGCCAGCCCCAGGATTCCAGCTCGGCCGGGGCCAGCAGGTTGCTCAGCAGCAGGCCGGTGATGGCGCCCAGCAGCGCGGCCAGGCCCTGGCTGAACGGCTGCCAGGCGGTATAGAAGCCGCGCGTGCGGTCATCGGCGTACTCCAGCAGCAGCGCGGTCGAGGCGCCCATCTCGCCGCCGATGGCGAAGCCCTGCACCAGCCGCGCGACCACCACCATGACCGGCGCGAGGATGCCGACCTGCGCATACGGCGGCGTGACCACGAAGATCAGCGAGCTCAGGCCCATCAGCCACAGCGTCAGCGCCACCGCCGGCTTGCGGCCGGCACGGTCGGCATACATGCCGATCAGCAGGCCGCCGAGCGGACGCATCAGGAAGCCCACGCCAAAGGTGGCGAACGACATCAGCAATTGGCCGGTGGGGTTGTCGACCGGGAAGTAGAGCCGGCCGATCAGCGTGGCAAAGAAGCTGTAGACGACGAAATCGTAGAACTCGAGACCGTTGCCGATGGTGATGGCGGCAATCGCGCGCGTGCGCGACAGGGCGGGGGCGCCGGCAGCGCCATCGTAGGCGGGCGCGGTGATATTGGGTGGCATGCGTTTGTCTCCTGGGGAATGCGTCGGTTTGCGCCCCTCTCCCACGCCAGTGGGAGAGGGGCGCAAACACCGGGTGCTTGGCGCGGATCAGTCGCGCAGCATCGGCAGGTCCAGCCCCTGCTCGCGCGCGCAGTCGACGGCGATCTGGTAGCCGGCGTCGGCATGGCGCATCACGCCGGTGGCGGGGTCGTTGTGCAGCACGCGGGCGATGCGCGCGGCGGCTTCATCGGTGCCGTCGCATACGATCACCACGCCGGAATGCTGCGAGAAGCCCATGCCCACGCCGCCGCCATGGTGCAGCGAAACCCAGGTGGCGCCGCTGGCGGTGTTCAGCAGCGCGTTCAGCAGCGGCCAGTCGGAGACGGCGTCGGAGCCGTCCTGCATCGCCTCGGTTTCGCGGTTGGGGCTGGCGACCGAGCCCGAGTCCAGGTGGTCGCGCCCGATCACGACCGGTGCCGACAGCTCGCCGCTGCGCACCATCTCGTTGAACGCCAGGCCCAGCCTGGCGCGCAGGCCCAGGCCGACCCAGCAGATCCGCGCCGGCAGGCCCTGGAAGCTGATGCGCTCGCGCGCCATGTCGAGCCAGCGGTGCAGGTGCGCGTCATCGGGGATCAGTTCCTTGACCTTGGCGTCGGTCTTGTAGATGTCCTGCGGGTCGCCCGACAGCGCGGCCCAGCGGAACGGGCCGATGCCGCGGCAGAACAGCGGGCGGATATAGGCGGGCACGAAGCCGGGGAAATCGAAGGCATTGGCCACGCCTTCTTCCTTGGCCATCTGGCGGATGTTGTTGCCGTAGTCGAAGGTCGGCACGCCCAGCTTCTGGAAGTCCAGCATGGCGCGCACGTGCGCGGCCATCGACGCCTTGGCGGCCTTCACCACCACGGCCGGCTCGCGCTGCGCGCGCTCGCGGTATTCGTCCCAGCTCCAGCCGGCGGGCAGGTAGCCGTTGAGCGGATCGTGCGCGCTGGTCTGGTCGGTGACCATGTCGGGGCGCACGCCGCGGCGCACCAGCTCGGGCAGCACCTCGGCGGCATTGGCGCACAGCGCGATCGAGATCGCCTTGCCCTGCGCGGTGTAGCGGTCGATGCGGGCCAGCGCGTCATCCAGGTCGGTGGCCTGCTCGTCGACATAGCGCGTCTTCAGGCGGAAATCGATGCGGCTTTGCTGGCATTCGATATTGAGCGAGCAGGCGCCGGCGAGAGTCGCCGCCAGCGGCTGCGCGCCGCCCATGCCGCCCAGGCCCGCGGTCAGCACCCAGCGGCCCTTCAGGTCGCCGTGGTAGTGCTGGCGGCCGGCTTCGACGAAGGTTTCATACGTGCCCTGCACGATGCCCTGGCTGCCGATGTAGATCCAGCTGCCGGCGGTCATCTGGCCGTACATGGCCAGGCCTTTGGCGTCGAGCTCGTTGAAGTGCTCCCAGCTGGCCCAGTGGGGAACCAGGTTGGAGTTGGCGATCAGCACGCGCGGGGCGTCGCGGTGGGTGCGGAACACGCCGACCGGCTTGCCCGATTGCACCAGCAGGGTCTGGTCGTCTTCCAGCCGGGTCAGGGCTTCGACGATGCGGTCATAGCATTCCCAGTTGCGCGCGGCGCGGCCGATGCCGCCGTAGACCACCAGCTCCTTCGGGTTCTCCGCCACCTCGGGGTCGAGGTTGTTCATCAGCATGCGCAGCGGCGCCTCGGTCAGCCAGCTTTTGGCCGTCAGCTTGCTGCCGCGCGGGGCGCGGATTTCGGTGTCGCGGAAACGCGTGGGTTGGGTGGGGATCTGGGTCACGGGAAACTCCTTCGGTCTTGCGGGTCTGGAACGCGCCTTGGTCAACGCCTAGGCATGTATATTCCTGTATATACAAGTACGTATGAATCGGGGTAATCCCGGAGAGTGCGGCCAGCAGGGTTCGCCTTGACTTTCATTTAACCAACACGTTAAATGAACCCATGCCAACCCAGCCCGATCCCCTCACCACCATCTTTGCCGCCCTGGCCGACCCCACCCGTCGCGCGATCCTTGACCGGCTTGCGCAAGGGGATGCACCGGTCAGCGAGCTGGCGCGGCCGTTCGCGATGTCCGCTCCGGCGATCTCCCGGCACCTGCGCGTGCTTGCCGATGCCGGGCTGATCGAGCGCGAGGTCAGCGCGCGCTGGCGCATCTGCCACCTGCGCGCCGATCCGCTGCGCGATGCGCGCGACTGGCTGGAGGCCTATCGCCGCCATTGGGAAGGCAACCTGGACCGCCTCGTCGAATTTGTCGAGCGTACCCACGCCGCCGGTGTCGGCGCAGACACCGGTCATGCAACCAAGGACCAAGGGAACCAATCATGAGCGAAGCCGCTACCTTCCAGCTGGAAATGACCCGCTTCATCCGCGCGCCGCGCGAGCAGGTGTTCGATGCGCTGACAGACCAGGCAGCGCTGGCGGTGTGGCACTGCCCGCGCGGCATGGGCGTGATCGAGGCCAGCGCCGACGCCCGCGTGGGCGGCAAGTACCGCATCGTGATGGCCGGCCGCGACGGCTCCAGGCATGCCGTGCACGGCGAGTACCAGGTGATATCGCGCGCTGACTTCCTCGCCTATACGTGGCAGGCGGAAGCCGGCCCCATGCCGCCGGATCTCAAGACGCTGATCGAG belongs to Cupriavidus taiwanensis and includes:
- a CDS encoding dicarboxylate/amino acid:cation symporter: MKLNRLPTLIFIAMLLGVLAGTAAHNLAPDAATAKSIADHLSILTDVFLRMIKMIIGPLVFATLVAGIASMGDGRAVGRIGMKAMMWFIGASITSLLLGLVMANLLEPGHGMNLALPAADATSNLKTGALNLRDFIAHMFPKSFVEAMAHNEILQIVVFSLFFGFALGTVKDGVGKPVLQGVEGLGQVMLKVTNYVMAFAPVGVFGAIAAVITAQGLGVLVVYAKLLGSLYLALALLWVALIAGGYCFLGRDVFRLLKLMRAPLMIGFATASSESAYPKVIDQLTHFGVKERITNFVLPLGYSFNLDGSIMYTSFAALFVAQVYGIELSLTQQITMLLVLLVTSKGIAGVPRASLVVVAAVLPMFGLPEAGILLVLGIDHVLDMGRTVTNVLGNAIATAVVAKSEGAIGAPVPSGEDEPAADTTTGLAPAQVLAAK
- the hutG gene encoding formimidoylglutamase produces the protein MSDLADFAPAAAATAAAAQDSHETVWRGRRDAGEAGDTRRLFEIVAGPATPRTPGVPVLLGFCCDAGVVRNQGRPGAAGGPRELRRALAGVPAHGIGRLIDGGDIHCEGDALEPAQQRLGQAVAAELAVGAWPLVLGGGHEVAWGTWQGLRMHLDARGDRGRVLVVNLDAHFDLRGSRPGSSGTPFDQIAADCRQRGLPFDYACLGVSRLANTAALFARAHALGVRHVEDTDMQERHLDARLAELERWVADADHVYLTIDLDVLPAAVMPGVSAPAAYGVPLAVVEAIATLLRDSGKLRVADIAEFNPLYDRDGCGARVAARLCYRLLGG
- a CDS encoding MFS transporter, with translation MPPNITAPAYDGAAGAPALSRTRAIAAITIGNGLEFYDFVVYSFFATLIGRLYFPVDNPTGQLLMSFATFGVGFLMRPLGGLLIGMYADRAGRKPAVALTLWLMGLSSLIFVVTPPYAQVGILAPVMVVVARLVQGFAIGGEMGASTALLLEYADDRTRGFYTAWQPFSQGLAALLGAITGLLLSNLLAPAELESWGWRLAFLIGILVIPVGLLIRRRLEETATPAHHGEHAAQWPLLRRHAREVFASILLMIGLASSTYIVVYYLSNYAVSVLKMPLSLGIWAGCVAAAVQVALSPFAGWLADRVGRKPVVLWSRVALLAMVYPAFVLINAEPSLTRLLVVVACLSVPMSMTAPASMVLVSEVLPKRLRATGLSIAYCVAIAIFGGFAQYFSTQLIQATGDVNAPALYVIGCGLVSLLGLLMVPETLGRRLK
- the hutU gene encoding urocanate hydratase, translating into MTQIPTQPTRFRDTEIRAPRGSKLTAKSWLTEAPLRMLMNNLDPEVAENPKELVVYGGIGRAARNWECYDRIVEALTRLEDDQTLLVQSGKPVGVFRTHRDAPRVLIANSNLVPHWASWEHFNELDAKGLAMYGQMTAGSWIYIGSQGIVQGTYETFVEAGRQHYHGDLKGRWVLTAGLGGMGGAQPLAATLAGACSLNIECQQSRIDFRLKTRYVDEQATDLDDALARIDRYTAQGKAISIALCANAAEVLPELVRRGVRPDMVTDQTSAHDPLNGYLPAGWSWDEYRERAQREPAVVVKAAKASMAAHVRAMLDFQKLGVPTFDYGNNIRQMAKEEGVANAFDFPGFVPAYIRPLFCRGIGPFRWAALSGDPQDIYKTDAKVKELIPDDAHLHRWLDMARERISFQGLPARICWVGLGLRARLGLAFNEMVRSGELSAPVVIGRDHLDSGSVASPNRETEAMQDGSDAVSDWPLLNALLNTASGATWVSLHHGGGVGMGFSQHSGVVIVCDGTDEAAARIARVLHNDPATGVMRHADAGYQIAVDCAREQGLDLPMLRD
- a CDS encoding ArsR/SmtB family transcription factor, which codes for MPTQPDPLTTIFAALADPTRRAILDRLAQGDAPVSELARPFAMSAPAISRHLRVLADAGLIEREVSARWRICHLRADPLRDARDWLEAYRRHWEGNLDRLVEFVERTHAAGVGADTGHATKDQGNQS